In Drosophila takahashii strain IR98-3 E-12201 chromosome 4, DtakHiC1v2, whole genome shotgun sequence, one DNA window encodes the following:
- the fd102C gene encoding uncharacterized protein fd102C isoform X2 translates to MAHSDLGTSQATTADQDQGTSNNGNVPKQTLPSIYPLGTPRSPQAQATTMALEQYRLQLYNYALNFERFRCPQYGGSGGSGTSAPWLHLSPYGPHASGNIPAVNRMAALSTISLFPQTQRIFQPEEPKPQHSYIGLIAMAILSSTEMKSRGPGWRNSIRHNLSLNDCFIKSGRSANGKGHYWAIHPANMDDFRKGDFRRRKAQRKVRKHMGLSVDDASTDSPSPPPLDLTTPPPPSSQSAMQLSALGYPYHQQYIGQFFNRSSAPGLTQYSPADPAMAMQRQQANQLEQVIQPAQLQQQHGPHQHIAYINSTTTTTIANMFSQTRKRQFDVASLLAPDVQIVDIVSEDQESSVRPATARTTTQTHTVITKQTIHREVVLGLEQPVADADIDTDIDVEVNVDVVDESINADPDSYPETEAEEQESRRGAMKQLFSVEDNNSYLSDGRLSSFDADADPDPDPDPEDLEQHNYSVSSSAARSLGSSSSQHEESSSLEECPLAEAIAAPPAAARPSTLAVAIPNAYIELNHVDPHMLSRYYGTYMAAAARRASIEASKPARQTSLTPPPKMEIEMVSHK, encoded by the exons ATGGCTCACTCTGACTTGGGTACTTCGCAGGCGACTACGGCCGACCAGGATCAGGGGACATCGAACAACGGCAATGTGCCCAAGCAAACCTTGCCCAGCATCTATCCTCTTGGAACACCGAGAAGTCCACAAGCTCAGGCCACGACGATGGCTCTGGAGCAATACCGCCTGCAACTGTACAACTACGCCCTGAATTTTGAACGCTTTCGATGCCCCCAATACGGGGGCTCGGGAGGCAGTGGTACGAGTGCGCCGTGGCTGCATTTAAGCCCCTACGGACCGCATGCTTCTGGCAATATTCCGGCAGTCAATCGCATGGCCGCGCTCTCAACCATTTCACTCTTCCCCCAAACGCAGCGCATCTTTCAGCCCGAGGAGCCAAAGCCGCAACACAGCTACATTGGCCTCATAGCCATGGCCATTTTGAGCTCAACTGAAATGAA AAGCCGCGGGCCGGGGTGGAGGAACTCCATCAGACACAATCTCTCACTGAATGATTGTTTTATCAAGTCTGGCCGCAGTGCCAATGGAAAGGGGCATTACTGGGCAATACACCCCGCCAACATGGATGATTTTCGCAAAGGGGACTTCAGACGTCGCAAGGCTCAGCGCAAGGTGCGAAAGCATATGGGTCTGTCGGTGGACGATGCCAGCACCGACTCGCCCAGCCCGCCACCCCTGGATCTCACCACCCCACCTCCGCCCAGTTCCCAGTCCGCGATGCAGCTGTCGGCCCTGGGCTATCCGTACCACCAACAGTATATAGGCCAGTTCTTCAATCGCAGCTCGGCACCCGGGCTGACGCAGTACTCCCCTGCAGACCCGGCCATGGCGATGCAACGGCAACAGGCCAACCAGCTGGAACAGGTAATCCAGCCGGCTCAgctccagcagcaacatggccCGCATCAGCACATTGCGTATATCAACTCCACCACGACAACAACCATCGCGAACATGTTCTCGCAGACAAGGAAGCGCCAGTTTGACGTGGCCTCGCTACTGGCTCCCGATGTCCAGATAGTGGACATTGTCTCTGAGGATCAGGAGTCCTCAGTCAGGCCAGCCACGGCAAGGACTACGACTCAAACCCACACGGTCATCACCAAGCAAACCATTCACCGCGAGGTAGTCCTGGGCCTGGAACAGCCTGTGGCTGATGCCGACATTGACACTGATATCGATGTGGAGGTTAACGTTGACGTGGTTGACGAAAGCATTAATGCCGATCCGGACTCCTATCCTGAGACGGAGGCGGAGGAACAGGAAAGCCGCAGAGGAGCCATGAAGCAACTATTTTCCGTTGAGGACAATAACTCGTACCTAAGCGACGGCAGGCTGTCTTCATTTGATGCCGAtgccgatcccgatcccgatcccgacCCCGAAGATCTTGAACAGCACAACTACTCAGTTTCCAGCTCGGCGGCGAGGTCCTTGGGCAGTAGTAGTAGCCAACACGAGGAGTCCAGCTCACTGGAGGAATGTCCACTGGCAGAGGCCATTGCCGCGCCCCCGGCTGCCGCGAGGCCATCAACCCTGGCAGTAGCCATACCAAATGCATATATCGAACTCAACCACGTCGATCCGCACATGCTGAGTAGATACTACGGGACATATATGGCCGCAGCTGCGCGACGAGCTAGTATAGAGGCGTCGAAGCCAGCAAGGCAAACTTCCCTCACGCCACCTCcgaaaatggaaattgaaatgGTCTCACACAAGTAA
- the fd102C gene encoding uncharacterized protein fd102C isoform X1, with amino-acid sequence MAHSDLGTSQATTADQDQGTSNNGNVPKQTLPSIYPLGTPRSPQAQATTMALEQYRLQLYNYALNFERFRCPQYGGSGGSGTSAPWLHLSPYGPHASGNIPAVNRMAALSTISLFPQTQRIFQPEEPKPQHSYIGLIAMAILSSTEMKLVLSDIYQYILDNYPYFRSRGPGWRNSIRHNLSLNDCFIKSGRSANGKGHYWAIHPANMDDFRKGDFRRRKAQRKVRKHMGLSVDDASTDSPSPPPLDLTTPPPPSSQSAMQLSALGYPYHQQYIGQFFNRSSAPGLTQYSPADPAMAMQRQQANQLEQVIQPAQLQQQHGPHQHIAYINSTTTTTIANMFSQTRKRQFDVASLLAPDVQIVDIVSEDQESSVRPATARTTTQTHTVITKQTIHREVVLGLEQPVADADIDTDIDVEVNVDVVDESINADPDSYPETEAEEQESRRGAMKQLFSVEDNNSYLSDGRLSSFDADADPDPDPDPEDLEQHNYSVSSSAARSLGSSSSQHEESSSLEECPLAEAIAAPPAAARPSTLAVAIPNAYIELNHVDPHMLSRYYGTYMAAAARRASIEASKPARQTSLTPPPKMEIEMVSHK; translated from the coding sequence ATGGCTCACTCTGACTTGGGTACTTCGCAGGCGACTACGGCCGACCAGGATCAGGGGACATCGAACAACGGCAATGTGCCCAAGCAAACCTTGCCCAGCATCTATCCTCTTGGAACACCGAGAAGTCCACAAGCTCAGGCCACGACGATGGCTCTGGAGCAATACCGCCTGCAACTGTACAACTACGCCCTGAATTTTGAACGCTTTCGATGCCCCCAATACGGGGGCTCGGGAGGCAGTGGTACGAGTGCGCCGTGGCTGCATTTAAGCCCCTACGGACCGCATGCTTCTGGCAATATTCCGGCAGTCAATCGCATGGCCGCGCTCTCAACCATTTCACTCTTCCCCCAAACGCAGCGCATCTTTCAGCCCGAGGAGCCAAAGCCGCAACACAGCTACATTGGCCTCATAGCCATGGCCATTTTGAGCTCAACTGAAATGAAGTTGGTCCTGTCAGACATTTACCAATACATTTTGGATAACTATCCGTATTTTAGAAGCCGCGGGCCGGGGTGGAGGAACTCCATCAGACACAATCTCTCACTGAATGATTGTTTTATCAAGTCTGGCCGCAGTGCCAATGGAAAGGGGCATTACTGGGCAATACACCCCGCCAACATGGATGATTTTCGCAAAGGGGACTTCAGACGTCGCAAGGCTCAGCGCAAGGTGCGAAAGCATATGGGTCTGTCGGTGGACGATGCCAGCACCGACTCGCCCAGCCCGCCACCCCTGGATCTCACCACCCCACCTCCGCCCAGTTCCCAGTCCGCGATGCAGCTGTCGGCCCTGGGCTATCCGTACCACCAACAGTATATAGGCCAGTTCTTCAATCGCAGCTCGGCACCCGGGCTGACGCAGTACTCCCCTGCAGACCCGGCCATGGCGATGCAACGGCAACAGGCCAACCAGCTGGAACAGGTAATCCAGCCGGCTCAgctccagcagcaacatggccCGCATCAGCACATTGCGTATATCAACTCCACCACGACAACAACCATCGCGAACATGTTCTCGCAGACAAGGAAGCGCCAGTTTGACGTGGCCTCGCTACTGGCTCCCGATGTCCAGATAGTGGACATTGTCTCTGAGGATCAGGAGTCCTCAGTCAGGCCAGCCACGGCAAGGACTACGACTCAAACCCACACGGTCATCACCAAGCAAACCATTCACCGCGAGGTAGTCCTGGGCCTGGAACAGCCTGTGGCTGATGCCGACATTGACACTGATATCGATGTGGAGGTTAACGTTGACGTGGTTGACGAAAGCATTAATGCCGATCCGGACTCCTATCCTGAGACGGAGGCGGAGGAACAGGAAAGCCGCAGAGGAGCCATGAAGCAACTATTTTCCGTTGAGGACAATAACTCGTACCTAAGCGACGGCAGGCTGTCTTCATTTGATGCCGAtgccgatcccgatcccgatcccgacCCCGAAGATCTTGAACAGCACAACTACTCAGTTTCCAGCTCGGCGGCGAGGTCCTTGGGCAGTAGTAGTAGCCAACACGAGGAGTCCAGCTCACTGGAGGAATGTCCACTGGCAGAGGCCATTGCCGCGCCCCCGGCTGCCGCGAGGCCATCAACCCTGGCAGTAGCCATACCAAATGCATATATCGAACTCAACCACGTCGATCCGCACATGCTGAGTAGATACTACGGGACATATATGGCCGCAGCTGCGCGACGAGCTAGTATAGAGGCGTCGAAGCCAGCAAGGCAAACTTCCCTCACGCCACCTCcgaaaatggaaattgaaatgGTCTCACACAAGTAA